Part of the Leptospira bouyouniensis genome is shown below.
TGATTTTGGAATGGGCGGGGAAGTTGTTTACCGTGTTAACCAATCTAAATTAGGAAGAATTATTGGTGGTAAAGCTGTATTTTTACTTTATACTGTCGTTTGTCTATTTTCTTATACCAACAAAAAAATTACACTTACGCTTTCCAAGTTTGAAAAAATCACCAATAAATGTCGTTTGATTGTATGTGCGAATGGTGAGTTTGCAGGTGGTGGTATGTGGTTTGCCCCCAAAGCAAAGTTAGATGATGGGAAAATGGACTTTTTGGCAATCCAAGATGTATCTATTTTTGAAACTCTACGTAAGTTTGGGAATCTTTATCAAGGAAAATTATCTGATGATGCAAAGGTGATTTCTAAACAAATTTCCGAACTCAAAGCAGATTCAGAAGAAGATGTTTTTATTGATGTAGATGGAGAGAATATGGGCCAACTCCCAGCAGAGTTTAAAGTCCTCCCTAAAGTTTTACCGATTAAATGTTAATTTTATGAAACATAGCACCAAACAAGAAAATTCGAGACTCGATCATTTAAAAAAAGAATATGACATAATCATTATCGGTGGTGGGATCACTGGAGCCAATGTATTATGGGATGCAACTTTACGTGGATATAATTGTCTACTTGCTGAAAAAAATGATTACGCTTCAGGTACAAGCCAGGCTACTTCAAAACTGATCCATGGTGGACTTCGGTATTTAAAAAATTTTGAAATCAGTCTTGTACGTGAGTCATTATCGGAAAGGCGGTATTTGGCAAAAATTTCTCCCCATGCAGTTCGTCCAATGGGTTTTATCATACCGATTCGATCTTGGTTCCAAAGGATCCAATTATTGCTAGGGATGGAGTTGTACAACCTATTATCTTATGACAGAAACAAAGAAATCGATCCCGATGTACAACTTCCCAAATATAGATGGAATTCTCTTGCAGAAACAATTTATAAAGTGATCGGGTTGAGTAGAAATGCGCTCAAAGGGAGTTTTCAATACTATGATTATGCAAATCCTAACCCTGAAAAACATACAACAGAGTTTATCCTCTCAGCCAAAGAGAAAGGTGCTCATGCATTTAATTACCTTTCAGTCACTACCTTAAAAAAGCAAAATAGCGGTGGTTATACGGTTGGGTTAACGGATGAAATTACTGGCAAAAAAGTTTTGGTGTCTGCCAAGGTAGTTGTGAATTCAGCTGGGCCATGGGCCGATGTGATTGAATCAATGGCCGGGATCTCTGCAGAAAAAAAGTTAGTGCGATCCAAAGGGATTCATGCAGTTGTTCGGAATATCTGTGGAAACGAATGTGTTGTTTTATCCAAACGTGATGGATCCCATCTTTTTGTTATCCCTTGGAGGGGGAAAACCATCATTGGAACTACAGACACAGCTTATGAAGATGATCCAGACAAATTTAAAGTCAAACAATCGGAGATCGTAGATTTAATTGACGAAGTAAATTATAGTTTTGGATTCGCAAAACTAACGCTAAAAGATGTTGAATATTATTATGGGGGGTTACGGCCTCTTGTTGAAGATCCAGGTAGCACAGAAGGTACTTATTCAGCTTCACGTAAATCTGAAATTTTCCATTATGAAAAGGAAGGGTTTCCTGGCTTTTTCTCAGCGTTAGGTGGGAAATATACAACAAGTCGAGCAGTTGCAGAGAGTTTAGTGAATTCAATTGATATGTTTTCCAAAGGGATCGAATCACCTTCTGCTACAAAGTTCACACCTCTTCTTGGAGGACGGTACCAAAATTTGAAAGAATTGGTGAGTGAGATCCAATTCAAACACCCTCATGTTCCTGGATTAAAAATCGATTCCTTGGTGAGACGATATGGAAGTACTACTTGGCGAATTTTACAAGGGAAAGGATCGGATGTATATCGAATCCCCAACGGTGAGTTATATTTTGAAGAGGAAGTAGAATACATTGTTTTACACGAGGATATTCACCATCTAACCGATTTTTATTTTAGAAGGTCTGGTGTTGGTACTGTTGGGAAATTGGATACTTCTGAACGTTCAAGATTAGATAAAAAAATAGCAAAGTTACTTGGTTGGAATTCAGAACGTCTGCGAGAAGAAAGTAAAAAAGTAGATGAACGTTATCAGTGGTTTGTGGACTAAATGCCAAGAATTGTTATCGATATTCCAACCCATTTAGTTTACGAGACATCCTTAAGCGTAAGGATTTCTGATATTAACTTTGCAGGCCACTTAGCCCACGATGCCATTTTAACCTTAACCCATGAATGTAGAGCACGGTTTTTTCATTCCCATGGTTGGACAGAAATCAATGTGGAAGGGAAGGGGATCGTTGTCTCGGATGTAGCGATTGTATATAAATCAGAAGCATTTTTTCCAGATGATTTACGAATGCAATTGTTCGTAGATCAAATTTCAAAGAAGTCATTAGACATGGTTTATGTCATCACACATAAAAATGATGGTAAGGAAATTGCCAGGGCAAAAACTGCGATTGTATTTTTTGATTATGCAGAAAGGAAAGCTTGCTCCATCCCTGACATTTTTCTAAAAGCTATCGAAAATAAAGTATAAGAAAAATTTATTTCCTAAGATGTAATTTGTTTTTGGATGAGGGAGACAAATTTTCGTTCTTCCTCTTCATAATTAAGTTTGTGAATCCCACCTAACGGGCTTAATCTTACCGCTTTGTTCCAGGAATTTGATTCCATTTTTTCCCAAATTCCAATACCAAATCGACCGTATTCATTTCTGATCCACTGCATGAGTTGGGTTATTGTCTCTGCATTTTTATCCTTTCGTTTTGGATAATGAAGGATATAACTCAATAGCTCCTCGATTCCTTTCCTTTTCGTAACAGAAGTTTTGAAAATCGGAGGAAGGGATTGGTCTGGAAGGATATCTTTGATAAATTCAAGCGTTGATTGTAGCATATAATAACTTGAATTGGCAAGCGATTCTTCGTCACATTTGTTGATGATAAAAGCCTCAGGCACTTCCATAATGCCTGATTTCATAAACTGAACTTGGTCACCACCTAGTGGTTGCATCACAAGGAATGAAATGTCGGATACCAATGAAACAGAGATTTCATTTTGTCCAATGCCTACGGTTTCTATAAACACATAATCAAAAATTTTTCTTAAGAAACGGATCACATGGTAGGTGTAAGGATTAAGACCCCCAAGTTCTAGTTGAGAAGGTTGCGATCGAAAGTAGATTCTTGTATCCCTTCTGGGAAGTGTCACCCTTGTTCTGTCTCCAAGGATTGAACCTCCACTTACATTGGAAGAGGGGTCAATAGCAACGATCGCCATTTTTTTGTCAGGTGCAAAATTTAGGAATAAACGACAAAGTTCACCAAGTAACGAAGATTTGCCGGCACCAGGTGTCCCTGTGATTCCAATGGTGAGCCCATCTTTTGCATTTGGTTTTTGTGATTGGATTTCATGAAATAAGGATTCCCTGAAATCTAAATTGTTTTCAGTTTCAATTTTTGAGATGATTTTGGCTATGGGGAACTTTTCACCGAGTAAGGCTTGGGAAACCAATTGTGATAATGTTTCAGTGGAATCAATCAAGGAGCTTGCCATTTAAAATTATAATATGAAAGTTTTAAAAAAACCTCCACAAAAGAACAAAATAGATCTCTTGTGAAGGTATTGATGGCTTTCGTTTCTGTTAAACGAGAGCTGGTTCTACGGAAATGATGTCGATGATTTTGTTCATAATCGACATGAGATCGTAATCTTTTGGTGTGAAGATTTCTCGGATTCCCATTTTCTTTAGTTCTTCAAAGTCGGATTCAGGGATGATGCCACCAATCACAACAGGGATTTTTGCCTTGTAGTGAGCTAGTTCATCAAACAACTGTTTAGCGATTTCTTTGTGGGAACCAGAAAGAATGGAAAGACCAATCACATTTGCATTTTCTTCCACTGCGGATTGAACAATCTCTTCAGGCGAAAGTCTGATACCTGAATAAATAACATCAAACCCACTGTGTTTTGCTGAAACGGCAATCATTTCGGCTCCATTGGAATGACCGTCAAGCCCTGGTTTTCCAACAACAATTTTTGGTCTATGTCCATGAGCTTTGGTGAATGCCTCTACTTTGCCTCGAACT
Proteins encoded:
- a CDS encoding diacylglycerol/lipid kinase family protein; the protein is MMRKMKVILNPVSGGGLSAKVWKKIEPVLIQKGISYSFEATTKEKAAKDIAKEAVKQGFHWILGIGGDGTFSNIINGLFENGKIINKKVVFSPIPAGRGNDFIKTVKVSKNPIKALEQVLVGEERLIDLIDVTYTKADHSKGKYLCLNLADFGMGGEVVYRVNQSKLGRIIGGKAVFLLYTVVCLFSYTNKKITLTLSKFEKITNKCRLIVCANGEFAGGGMWFAPKAKLDDGKMDFLAIQDVSIFETLRKFGNLYQGKLSDDAKVISKQISELKADSEEDVFIDVDGENMGQLPAEFKVLPKVLPIKC
- a CDS encoding glycerol-3-phosphate dehydrogenase/oxidase is translated as MKHSTKQENSRLDHLKKEYDIIIIGGGITGANVLWDATLRGYNCLLAEKNDYASGTSQATSKLIHGGLRYLKNFEISLVRESLSERRYLAKISPHAVRPMGFIIPIRSWFQRIQLLLGMELYNLLSYDRNKEIDPDVQLPKYRWNSLAETIYKVIGLSRNALKGSFQYYDYANPNPEKHTTEFILSAKEKGAHAFNYLSVTTLKKQNSGGYTVGLTDEITGKKVLVSAKVVVNSAGPWADVIESMAGISAEKKLVRSKGIHAVVRNICGNECVVLSKRDGSHLFVIPWRGKTIIGTTDTAYEDDPDKFKVKQSEIVDLIDEVNYSFGFAKLTLKDVEYYYGGLRPLVEDPGSTEGTYSASRKSEIFHYEKEGFPGFFSALGGKYTTSRAVAESLVNSIDMFSKGIESPSATKFTPLLGGRYQNLKELVSEIQFKHPHVPGLKIDSLVRRYGSTTWRILQGKGSDVYRIPNGELYFEEEVEYIVLHEDIHHLTDFYFRRSGVGTVGKLDTSERSRLDKKIAKLLGWNSERLREESKKVDERYQWFVD
- a CDS encoding acyl-CoA thioesterase, whose translation is MPRIVIDIPTHLVYETSLSVRISDINFAGHLAHDAILTLTHECRARFFHSHGWTEINVEGKGIVVSDVAIVYKSEAFFPDDLRMQLFVDQISKKSLDMVYVITHKNDGKEIARAKTAIVFFDYAERKACSIPDIFLKAIENKV
- a CDS encoding P-loop NTPase fold protein, giving the protein MIDSTETLSQLVSQALLGEKFPIAKIISKIETENNLDFRESLFHEIQSQKPNAKDGLTIGITGTPGAGKSSLLGELCRLFLNFAPDKKMAIVAIDPSSNVSGGSILGDRTRVTLPRRDTRIYFRSQPSQLELGGLNPYTYHVIRFLRKIFDYVFIETVGIGQNEISVSLVSDISFLVMQPLGGDQVQFMKSGIMEVPEAFIINKCDEESLANSSYYMLQSTLEFIKDILPDQSLPPIFKTSVTKRKGIEELLSYILHYPKRKDKNAETITQLMQWIRNEYGRFGIGIWEKMESNSWNKAVRLSPLGGIHKLNYEEEERKFVSLIQKQITS